In the Haloferula helveola genome, one interval contains:
- a CDS encoding SLC13 family permease: protein MNQQAIREHARWWAPVLGVAAGWLADLGGMPRDASITLGIAIVTAVWWMLEAVPIPAASLVPITLLPLFGVLSAKTAVAQSYGHPLILLLLGGFFLSKGMERSGVHRRLALGMVRLCGGGGGRSLLLGFMLAASVLSMWISNTATTLMLLPIAMAVLEAGKKTDGVNPMAAPLMLGIAYAASLGGLGSPIGTPPNLVFIEQYAVFTGTVMTFGQWMAFGLPVVVIMVPLTWLWLARHQRKADAVELPETGPWRPAEIRTLIVFGLTALAWMTRAEPFGGWSEWLGLPGANDASVAFVGTLMMFLIPDGTGRPGAEGRLLDWDTAKEVPWGILILFAGGICLAEGIRESGLSEIAAGSLKNLSNLPPLLLVAVVCLVMTFLTELTSNTASTILMMPILGSAAVANGLDPKLLMLPAALSASCAFMLPVATAPNAVIFGTGHLTVQRMVREGLVLNLIGAVVIALYCWLMSR, encoded by the coding sequence ATGAACCAGCAGGCCATCCGCGAACACGCCCGCTGGTGGGCACCGGTGCTGGGGGTCGCCGCCGGTTGGCTGGCCGACCTCGGCGGAATGCCGCGCGATGCGTCGATCACGCTCGGCATCGCGATCGTCACGGCGGTCTGGTGGATGCTCGAGGCGGTCCCGATCCCGGCAGCCTCGCTGGTGCCCATCACCCTGCTCCCGCTTTTCGGCGTGCTTTCCGCCAAGACCGCCGTGGCCCAGAGCTACGGCCACCCTCTCATCTTGCTGCTGCTCGGCGGCTTCTTCCTCTCGAAGGGGATGGAGCGCAGCGGCGTCCACCGCCGGCTCGCGCTCGGGATGGTGCGACTCTGCGGCGGCGGCGGCGGGAGAAGCCTGCTGCTCGGCTTCATGCTCGCCGCCTCGGTGCTGAGCATGTGGATCTCCAATACCGCCACCACCCTGATGCTGCTGCCGATCGCCATGGCGGTGCTGGAGGCCGGAAAGAAGACCGACGGCGTCAACCCGATGGCCGCGCCGCTGATGCTGGGCATCGCCTACGCCGCCAGCCTCGGGGGACTCGGCTCGCCCATCGGAACCCCGCCGAACCTCGTCTTCATCGAGCAGTATGCGGTCTTCACCGGCACCGTCATGACCTTCGGCCAATGGATGGCCTTCGGCTTGCCGGTGGTGGTCATCATGGTGCCGCTGACCTGGCTCTGGCTCGCCCGGCACCAGCGGAAAGCCGACGCCGTCGAGCTCCCCGAAACCGGACCCTGGCGGCCGGCCGAGATCCGTACCCTGATCGTCTTCGGGCTCACCGCCCTCGCCTGGATGACCCGGGCCGAACCCTTCGGCGGATGGAGCGAGTGGCTCGGCCTGCCGGGAGCTAACGACGCTTCGGTCGCCTTCGTTGGAACCCTGATGATGTTCCTCATTCCCGATGGCACCGGCCGCCCCGGCGCCGAGGGCCGGCTGCTCGATTGGGACACCGCCAAGGAGGTGCCTTGGGGCATCCTGATTCTCTTCGCCGGCGGCATCTGCCTCGCCGAAGGGATCCGCGAGTCAGGCCTCAGCGAGATCGCCGCCGGCTCTCTCAAGAATCTCTCCAACCTGCCACCCTTGCTGCTGGTGGCCGTGGTCTGCCTGGTCATGACCTTCCTCACCGAACTGACGAGCAACACCGCCAGCACCATCCTCATGATGCCCATCCTCGGGTCGGCGGCGGTTGCCAACGGCCTCGACCCCAAGCTGCTGATGCTCCCGGCCGCCCTCAGCGCCAGCTGCGCCTTCATGCTGCCGGTCGCCACGGCACCGAATGCCGTCATCTTCGGCACCGGTCACCTCACCGTCCAACGCATGGTCCGGGAGGGCCTCGTGCTCAACCTCATCGGCGCGGTGGTGATCGCCCTCTACTGCTGGCTAATGTCGCGCTGA
- a CDS encoding tetratricopeptide repeat protein, giving the protein MEDFRRAGGYMAENMSEEAVEKLESAVEKEPDNRAMRRALATALLQAGGPLDEAVGHLEYLIENLKAEAFDHHLLGIIHHQREDYEAAIGSLQLAREQGFDDLDCLTLLGSSYIRLGKNEEALQFATEILEREESKDAHRLAAMALQGLGDDAAANEHAKRAQELAAKDEVE; this is encoded by the coding sequence ATGGAGGATTTTCGACGCGCAGGCGGCTACATGGCCGAAAACATGTCCGAGGAGGCGGTCGAGAAATTGGAATCCGCCGTGGAAAAGGAACCCGACAACCGGGCCATGCGTCGAGCCCTGGCGACGGCGCTTTTACAGGCGGGCGGCCCGCTCGACGAAGCGGTCGGCCACCTCGAATACCTGATCGAGAACCTGAAGGCCGAGGCTTTCGACCATCACCTCCTTGGAATCATTCATCATCAGCGGGAGGATTACGAAGCCGCCATCGGGTCACTTCAACTCGCCCGAGAGCAGGGCTTCGATGACCTGGATTGCCTGACTCTGTTGGGAAGCTCCTACATCAGGCTCGGCAAAAACGAAGAGGCACTCCAGTTCGCCACGGAAATTCTGGAGAGGGAGGAATCGAAAGACGCACACCGTCTTGCGGCGATGGCGCTCCAGGGCTTGGGCGACGATGCCGCGGCCAATGAACATGCGAAACGCGCGCAGGAACTCGCCGCAAAGGACGAGGTAGAATGA
- a CDS encoding choice-of-anchor Q domain-containing protein has protein sequence MKSFPPLRTLALFLTASLPLAGEIIGVETFAYQDGPLAGSDGGTFWDYANNTPTPTHTGTASAWQDVGSNPPVVGRQLVTNNSSVLRDYNGASTADGAVNDPLSSPSSDANVVYFRASVTTGDTLPTFFGISSFDFGVERVFFGKRFNQPNFGLQDLFTVTDSAVPVATNTRYTLVAKIDYVGNQISMWVDPDLNASEPAPLVAQAFPETNWSTGLRLASGGGAVSWDNVVVATSWEDLGTVVTTTDDENDGSLAGAEVSLREAVLHSPDGALITFDTGLSGQHLDVNTGEITKSSGTLTIDASELPQGVTIDAHRANRIFFLSGTADLRIEALHLTGGTTNSVGGGVFVGTTASVRLSRCTLSHHAAADGGALWVQNSATCELKACTIYGNRSTGSSGTGGLVAIADSTLRLDSCTITGNTGTGSGGGLYFQSSVPLLLHNSVLAGNTDPSFGDIARVSGTITPTGTNFIGNNSSVSATFPAGPLVGTPAAPKDPLLSAPAWFGGPTKTVHPLEDSPLIDATSSTDPGVDQRGFPHLVGGTRDIGAVEAGPVVTVTTNFDEDDGFPGGGAGVSLREAIAAADQPGHRILFSSTRFPNRIALALGQLEIPSHPGLFLDASARSGGVLLDGLSSFTGVTPTRHFDLGTGATVVLQNLSLGNGQSPDGVEDGTFDDYRGGDGGSIRSAGSLSLLSCLLFNNRGGNGGYVDLGGGILVGVGGRGGAISNGENGRLRLHDCLVEENRPGRKGGTEPLEQRVLDRGGAIFSFIDCDVELSFSTFARNRAGDGGAVSTRFARGVTVDHCTFSANEATSIGGALFLNGPQPVTVTHSTFTDNLAGSGTGGGISNSFATLTLENTINAGNLPGNLEEVGATATLLGTNLTSGDPMLAPLAIRGDGLPVHLPLPGSPAIDAATTSTAFTDQRGFPRDAAPDIGAAESQGLDDLALYWDEDWDFDGNPFGVEHSTGTDPFTFDRDDPAALAFSLNAPLFSLSNSIHPDAAPYIRVHLRRSTDLVDFSEIILTHDGPSGTNTFVAPGYIDSFSPATGELSVVGSANSPRAFFRLEAELLNP, from the coding sequence ATGAAGAGCTTCCCCCCTCTGCGCACGCTCGCGCTTTTCCTCACCGCCTCCCTTCCGCTTGCCGGCGAAATCATCGGGGTGGAGACCTTCGCCTACCAGGACGGACCGCTGGCGGGTTCCGACGGCGGCACCTTCTGGGACTACGCCAACAACACCCCCACCCCGACCCACACCGGCACCGCCTCGGCCTGGCAGGACGTCGGCAGCAACCCCCCGGTCGTCGGCCGTCAACTTGTCACCAACAACTCCTCAGTCCTCCGCGACTACAACGGTGCCAGCACCGCCGACGGGGCGGTGAATGACCCCCTCAGCTCGCCCAGCTCGGACGCCAACGTCGTCTACTTCCGCGCCAGCGTCACCACCGGCGACACCCTGCCCACCTTCTTCGGGATTTCCTCGTTCGACTTCGGGGTGGAGCGCGTCTTCTTCGGGAAGCGCTTCAACCAGCCCAACTTCGGCCTGCAGGACCTCTTCACCGTGACCGACTCGGCGGTCCCGGTAGCCACCAACACCCGCTACACGCTGGTCGCCAAGATCGACTACGTCGGGAACCAGATCTCGATGTGGGTCGACCCCGACCTCAATGCCTCCGAGCCGGCCCCCCTCGTTGCCCAGGCCTTCCCCGAGACGAACTGGAGCACCGGCCTGCGCCTCGCCAGCGGCGGCGGCGCCGTCAGCTGGGACAACGTGGTGGTCGCCACGTCCTGGGAGGATCTCGGCACGGTGGTCACCACCACCGACGACGAGAACGACGGCTCGCTGGCCGGCGCCGAGGTGTCCCTCCGCGAGGCGGTCCTCCATTCGCCCGACGGCGCGCTCATCACCTTCGACACGGGCCTCAGCGGGCAACACCTTGACGTAAATACCGGGGAGATCACCAAGAGCTCGGGCACCCTCACCATCGACGCCTCCGAGCTGCCGCAGGGTGTGACGATCGACGCGCACCGGGCCAACCGGATCTTTTTCCTCTCCGGCACCGCCGACCTGCGCATCGAGGCGCTCCACCTGACCGGCGGGACCACCAATAGTGTCGGGGGGGGCGTTTTTGTGGGGACCACTGCGTCCGTGCGGCTGTCCCGCTGCACCCTTTCGCACCATGCCGCGGCCGACGGCGGGGCGCTCTGGGTCCAGAATTCCGCGACCTGCGAGCTCAAGGCCTGCACCATTTATGGAAATCGCTCCACTGGATCGTCTGGCACGGGCGGGCTGGTTGCCATCGCCGATTCCACCCTGCGCCTCGACTCCTGCACCATCACCGGCAACACGGGCACCGGCTCTGGAGGGGGGCTCTATTTCCAAAGCTCCGTTCCCCTGCTCCTCCACAACAGCGTCCTCGCCGGAAACACCGATCCATCGTTCGGCGACATCGCCCGGGTGAGCGGCACCATCACCCCCACCGGCACCAACTTCATCGGCAACAACAGCAGCGTCTCGGCCACCTTCCCGGCCGGCCCGCTGGTCGGCACCCCCGCCGCGCCCAAGGACCCGCTGCTCAGCGCCCCGGCCTGGTTCGGCGGGCCGACCAAGACGGTGCACCCGCTGGAAGACTCCCCGCTGATCGACGCCACCAGCTCCACCGACCCGGGCGTCGACCAGCGCGGCTTCCCCCACCTCGTCGGCGGCACGCGCGACATCGGCGCGGTGGAGGCCGGCCCGGTCGTGACCGTCACCACCAACTTCGACGAGGACGACGGCTTCCCCGGCGGCGGGGCCGGGGTCTCGCTGCGCGAGGCCATCGCCGCGGCCGACCAACCCGGCCACCGCATCCTCTTCTCCAGCACCCGCTTCCCGAACCGCATCGCCCTCGCCCTCGGCCAGCTCGAGATCCCTTCCCACCCCGGGCTCTTCCTCGACGCCTCGGCCCGCTCCGGTGGCGTCCTCCTCGACGGGCTCTCGTCCTTCACCGGCGTCACCCCCACCCGTCACTTCGACCTCGGGACCGGGGCCACGGTGGTCCTGCAGAACCTCAGCCTCGGCAATGGCCAATCCCCGGACGGGGTGGAGGATGGCACTTTCGATGACTACAGAGGGGGCGACGGAGGATCGATCCGGTCCGCCGGCTCGCTCTCCCTGCTCTCGTGCCTGCTCTTCAACAATCGGGGCGGCAACGGAGGATACGTGGACCTCGGCGGGGGAATCCTCGTAGGTGTTGGTGGCCGGGGCGGAGCCATCTCAAACGGCGAGAACGGACGCCTGCGCCTCCACGACTGCCTCGTGGAGGAGAACAGGCCCGGCCGTAAGGGCGGCACGGAGCCGCTGGAGCAGCGCGTCCTTGATAGAGGAGGCGCGATATTCAGCTTTATCGATTGTGACGTGGAGCTCTCCTTCTCGACCTTCGCCCGCAACCGGGCGGGGGATGGCGGCGCGGTCAGCACGCGCTTTGCTCGAGGCGTCACCGTCGACCACTGCACTTTCTCCGCAAACGAGGCCACCTCAATCGGCGGTGCCCTGTTCCTCAATGGACCCCAACCGGTCACCGTCACCCACAGCACCTTCACTGACAACCTCGCCGGATCGGGAACCGGCGGCGGCATCAGCAACAGCTTCGCCACCTTAACCCTCGAGAACACCATCAACGCCGGGAACCTGCCGGGGAACCTCGAGGAAGTCGGCGCCACCGCCACCCTCCTCGGCACCAACCTCACCTCCGGCGACCCGATGCTCGCCCCCCTCGCCATCCGCGGCGACGGCTTGCCGGTCCACCTCCCACTTCCCGGCTCCCCGGCGATCGACGCCGCCACCACCAGCACGGCCTTCACCGACCAGCGCGGTTTCCCCCGCGACGCCGCACCCGACATCGGCGCCGCCGAATCCCAGGGACTCGACGACCTCGCCCTCTACTGGGACGAGGACTGGGACTTCGATGGCAACCCCTTCGGCGTCGAGCACTCCACCGGCACCGATCCCTTCACCTTCGACCGTGACGACCCCGCCGCCCTCGCCTTCAGCCTCAACGCCCCGCTCTTCAGCCTCAGCAACAGCATCCATCCGGACGCCGCGCCCTACATCCGCGTCCACCTCCGCCGCTCCACCGACCTCGTCGATTTCAGCGAGATCATCCTCACCCACGACGGTCCCAGCGGCACCAACACCTTCGTCGCCCCCGGCTACATCGATTCCTTTTCCCCCGCCACCGGCGAGCTCTCCGTGGTCGGCTCCGCCAATTCCCCGAGGGCCTTCTTCCGGCTCGAGGCGGAACTGCTCAACCCTTGA
- a CDS encoding DUF1800 family protein, translating to MATLVGVLATPAASADPRIGVHYQLNGSSLEARGLGKGTLQGFGADPFVPGRIGSKALRFSSVGQAVALPSFYSNGGHRDVSVSVWVKTVVGTDQVIVSYDTDKFWQLGIDGPVAGPGQIGFSVQTNAGLRELASTTPVNDGLWHHVLAVFNGYGESMQIFIDGTLDADLAVPGSTSFGTGEKRFGYLGVGSKAPELGGETGPHQWFRGDLDDVRVYSSAITPAQVNAIFTEDPSPAADATRAPADTDADGIANEWEVLHGLDPNNPADADTQTPDAEGAAIGATYLQQYRAGADPSVDNDYTPPSPMPVVGVEVVTADAYELEGTVGVFRITATGGSGPAVPVFFTLGTSSDPGEGHSDPSDYEVTDAADNPLEGFIMLNPAGGSADVRIHPVQDTTAEYPEVVELTIDSSSDYVRGGLSSGRCLIMDATDIPENVTTFKAVFTPERGAATTASGFATLTINGPKTEASFYSTYGGLSSTQTNQHIHHVAESAPGVPNFNAGGPVIEPLSMTDPHDGVAAPLHTWTIRDTGGYSAQDLVDSLFRQNGLSLYCNVHTLNNGGGEIWGFLEEFTGAVALSAEETAAYESAAGAASLPAGAALLRDVARFLTQTTWGPRMADINALYTEITTNPVYDKGDGTYDQLAAYQQWMTDQLALDQTRLYDYVWALDEYEFHGHRFARTGGEDGEGATRRLNPVQGYEPQATNFEGSMWTLFCYSHDQFRQRIALAFSEIWVISRLEGTVNSRHYGAASYWDALADHADGEWRDLIEYVSKSPMMGQYLSHLKNQTIKDTGGNILVFPDENYAREIQQLFSIGLLELLPDGRVRLGGDGQPIQTYTNTDIENLARVFTGWSFSQYETNSGDVVNNTNFNQGSGNRYLPQLQWTSPMKCFDASIGQNRHDTDEKVYLGQTFPAGQNGQQDLDQALDLLMAHPNTAPFLSSLLIKRFTTSNPSPAYVYRVANVFNGGTNHQSGSGMVDAGGTFGDMEKVIRAIILDPEVRDLEIADNRIDAGKSKEPALVVAHAIRALNAQSRIPLEILTRLESGPDYTVNPGSGNLIPLPVTGEDGAWPAQDYPSDQFDNFPPDASIIHFTSRTPTFGQSPMSAPSVFNFFLPDYSPGGGLGIAGLSAPELQLATETQVVDAVNYTENLVHTPGYIDATGLEGFANADDYVRADFSEYVAAYNGASGTVVDKAEALVDYLDLVFAAGALKADYGSDPSPENPRQYVINTVLNTNEGTLEKVKNALYLIVHSPAGLSQR from the coding sequence TTGGCGACATTGGTTGGTGTTCTCGCCACGCCAGCCGCCTCGGCAGACCCGCGCATCGGGGTGCACTACCAACTCAACGGGAGCTCCCTGGAGGCGCGTGGTCTCGGCAAGGGAACCCTGCAGGGCTTCGGTGCGGACCCTTTCGTGCCGGGCAGGATCGGATCGAAAGCGCTCCGCTTCAGTTCCGTCGGGCAGGCCGTCGCGCTTCCGTCGTTTTACTCCAATGGAGGCCATCGGGACGTTTCGGTGAGCGTGTGGGTCAAAACCGTGGTCGGCACGGACCAGGTGATCGTGTCGTATGACACCGACAAGTTTTGGCAGCTCGGGATCGACGGCCCCGTGGCCGGTCCCGGGCAGATCGGCTTCAGCGTGCAAACGAATGCCGGGCTCAGGGAGCTCGCCTCGACCACGCCGGTCAACGACGGGCTGTGGCACCATGTCCTCGCCGTGTTCAACGGCTACGGGGAATCGATGCAGATCTTCATCGACGGGACGCTCGATGCGGATCTGGCTGTCCCCGGTTCGACCAGCTTCGGCACCGGCGAGAAGCGCTTCGGCTACCTCGGCGTCGGGTCGAAAGCCCCCGAGCTCGGCGGCGAGACCGGCCCGCACCAGTGGTTTCGGGGAGACCTTGATGACGTCCGCGTTTACTCGTCCGCCATTACCCCGGCGCAGGTGAACGCCATTTTCACCGAGGATCCCTCGCCGGCGGCTGACGCGACCCGCGCCCCGGCCGATACCGACGCGGATGGCATCGCCAACGAGTGGGAAGTACTGCACGGGCTCGACCCCAACAACCCCGCCGATGCTGATACCCAGACGCCTGATGCGGAGGGCGCTGCCATCGGCGCAACTTACCTCCAGCAATACCGTGCAGGGGCCGATCCCAGCGTCGACAACGACTACACCCCTCCCTCGCCCATGCCCGTCGTCGGGGTGGAGGTGGTGACCGCCGACGCCTACGAACTCGAGGGCACCGTCGGTGTCTTCCGCATCACCGCCACCGGGGGCAGCGGGCCGGCCGTCCCGGTCTTCTTCACCCTCGGCACCAGCAGCGATCCCGGCGAGGGGCACTCCGATCCGTCCGACTACGAGGTCACCGACGCCGCGGATAATCCGCTTGAGGGCTTCATCATGCTCAATCCGGCCGGGGGCAGCGCCGACGTGCGCATCCATCCCGTTCAGGACACCACTGCGGAATACCCGGAGGTCGTCGAGCTCACCATCGATAGCAGCAGCGACTATGTCCGGGGAGGCCTCTCAAGCGGGCGCTGCCTGATCATGGATGCCACGGACATCCCGGAAAACGTCACCACCTTCAAGGCGGTCTTCACTCCGGAACGCGGCGCGGCCACGACCGCCTCCGGCTTCGCGACCCTCACCATCAACGGCCCCAAGACCGAAGCCTCGTTCTATTCGACCTACGGTGGGCTCAGCTCGACCCAGACCAACCAGCACATCCACCACGTCGCGGAGTCGGCGCCCGGTGTTCCGAACTTCAACGCGGGCGGCCCGGTCATCGAGCCGCTGAGCATGACCGATCCGCATGACGGCGTTGCCGCGCCGCTCCACACATGGACGATCCGCGACACCGGCGGCTACAGTGCGCAGGACCTCGTCGACTCGCTCTTTCGACAGAACGGCCTCAGCCTCTACTGCAACGTCCACACACTGAATAACGGCGGGGGCGAAATCTGGGGATTCCTCGAGGAGTTCACCGGCGCCGTCGCCCTCAGCGCCGAAGAGACCGCGGCCTACGAATCGGCCGCCGGAGCCGCCTCCTTGCCCGCCGGCGCAGCCCTCCTGCGCGACGTGGCCCGCTTCCTCACCCAGACGACGTGGGGGCCGCGCATGGCGGACATCAACGCGCTCTACACCGAGATCACCACCAACCCGGTGTACGACAAGGGCGACGGGACCTACGACCAGCTCGCCGCCTACCAGCAGTGGATGACCGACCAGCTCGCTCTCGATCAGACGCGCCTCTATGATTATGTCTGGGCGCTTGATGAGTACGAGTTCCACGGGCACCGCTTCGCCCGGACCGGCGGGGAGGACGGCGAGGGGGCGACGAGGCGCCTCAATCCCGTGCAGGGATACGAACCCCAGGCAACCAACTTCGAGGGAAGCATGTGGACCCTCTTTTGCTACTCCCACGACCAGTTCCGTCAGCGGATCGCGCTCGCCTTCAGCGAAATCTGGGTCATCTCCCGCCTGGAGGGGACCGTGAATTCCCGCCACTACGGGGCCGCCAGCTACTGGGACGCCCTCGCCGACCATGCCGACGGCGAATGGCGCGACCTCATCGAGTACGTCTCGAAGTCGCCCATGATGGGCCAGTACCTCAGCCACCTCAAGAACCAGACCATCAAGGACACCGGGGGCAACATCCTCGTCTTCCCTGACGAGAACTACGCCCGGGAAATCCAGCAGCTGTTCTCGATCGGCCTCCTGGAACTCCTTCCGGACGGCCGCGTGAGGCTCGGTGGCGACGGCCAGCCGATCCAGACCTACACCAACACCGACATCGAGAACCTCGCCCGCGTCTTCACCGGCTGGAGCTTCAGCCAGTATGAGACCAACTCCGGTGACGTCGTCAACAACACCAACTTCAACCAGGGAAGCGGGAACCGCTACCTGCCCCAGCTCCAGTGGACGAGCCCCATGAAGTGCTTCGACGCGAGCATCGGGCAGAACCGCCACGACACCGACGAGAAGGTCTACCTCGGCCAGACCTTCCCCGCCGGACAGAACGGCCAGCAGGATCTCGACCAGGCGCTCGACCTCCTGATGGCCCACCCGAACACGGCACCCTTCCTGTCGAGCCTCCTGATCAAGCGCTTCACGACCTCGAATCCGAGCCCGGCCTATGTCTATCGCGTGGCCAACGTCTTCAACGGCGGCACCAACCACCAGTCCGGGTCCGGCATGGTCGATGCCGGCGGCACCTTTGGCGACATGGAGAAGGTGATTCGCGCCATCATCCTCGACCCCGAGGTCCGGGACCTTGAGATTGCCGACAATCGCATCGATGCGGGCAAGTCGAAGGAGCCGGCCCTCGTGGTGGCCCATGCCATCCGCGCCCTGAATGCCCAATCGCGCATCCCCCTGGAGATTCTCACGCGCCTTGAATCCGGACCGGATTACACCGTCAACCCGGGCTCCGGCAACCTCATCCCCCTCCCGGTCACCGGCGAGGACGGGGCATGGCCCGCGCAAGACTACCCGTCCGACCAGTTCGACAATTTCCCGCCGGACGCCAGCATCATCCACTTCACGTCCCGCACCCCGACCTTCGGCCAGTCCCCGATGTCGGCCCCTTCGGTCTTCAACTTCTTCCTGCCGGATTACTCACCGGGCGGGGGTCTCGGCATTGCCGGTCTCTCCGCCCCCGAGTTGCAGCTCGCCACCGAGACCCAGGTCGTCGATGCCGTCAACTACACCGAGAACCTCGTGCATACCCCCGGCTACATTGATGCCACCGGTCTCGAAGGCTTCGCCAACGCGGACGACTATGTCCGGGCCGATTTCTCCGAATACGTCGCGGCCTACAACGGAGCCAGCGGAACGGTCGTCGACAAGGCAGAGGCGCTCGTCGATTACCTCGACCTCGTCTTCGCCGCCGGGGCGCTCAAGGCCGACTACGGGTCTGATCCCTCCCCGGAAAACCCGCGGCAGTACGTCATCAACACCGTCCTCAACACCAACGAGGGGACCCTCGAGAAGGTCAAGAATGCCCTCTACCTCATCGTCCACTCTCCGGCCGGACTGAGCCAGCGATAG
- a CDS encoding transposase, protein MARPLRYEAAGAVYHVMARGDGGKDVFETDSDRHDWRSRIEEAWGRFGWRVHAYVLMGNHFHLLLETPEPNLVKGMKWMMGAYSQAWNRRRKRRGHVFQGRYKAVVVNGEGDDHYFRIVADYIHLNPVRSGWVGGDTGRELKEWAWSSFPTYASRRTLPWLETDRVLRAFELAGNRRGRAAYASYLEARAKDREGTLNDESLKSLRRGWYLGEEGFGDQLLDVLAGGLRPKRKRGSVTGAGARAHDEREAERRIREAVLGLGLPTRPAELSGRGRYRDEKAVVEWWVKRQTSASNAWLGERLAMGHPGSVSREVGRIAKEPNLARQAKALERMLKCEA, encoded by the coding sequence ATGGCCCGGCCCCTCCGCTACGAAGCCGCCGGTGCGGTGTACCACGTCATGGCCCGCGGCGATGGCGGCAAGGACGTGTTCGAGACCGACTCCGACCGTCACGACTGGCGGTCGCGGATCGAGGAGGCATGGGGACGTTTCGGCTGGCGGGTCCACGCCTATGTGTTGATGGGCAACCATTTTCATCTGCTGCTCGAAACCCCCGAGCCGAATCTGGTGAAAGGCATGAAGTGGATGATGGGGGCCTATTCGCAAGCGTGGAACCGACGGAGGAAGCGCCGCGGCCACGTCTTCCAAGGGCGCTACAAGGCGGTGGTGGTCAACGGGGAAGGCGACGACCACTACTTCCGGATCGTCGCCGACTACATCCATCTCAATCCCGTTCGAAGCGGCTGGGTCGGAGGAGACACGGGCCGGGAACTCAAGGAGTGGGCGTGGAGCAGCTTCCCGACCTACGCGAGCCGGAGGACGCTGCCGTGGCTGGAGACGGACCGGGTTTTGCGGGCATTCGAGCTGGCGGGCAACCGTCGCGGCCGGGCGGCCTACGCCTCCTACCTGGAGGCACGGGCGAAGGATCGCGAGGGCACCTTGAACGATGAGTCCCTGAAGTCGCTCCGTCGGGGATGGTATCTTGGAGAGGAGGGTTTCGGTGACCAGTTGCTGGACGTGCTCGCCGGCGGGCTCCGCCCCAAGCGCAAGCGGGGAAGCGTGACTGGCGCGGGAGCACGCGCGCATGACGAAAGGGAGGCTGAACGGCGGATCCGGGAAGCGGTGTTGGGCTTGGGCTTGCCTACCCGACCGGCGGAGCTCTCCGGGCGAGGTCGCTACAGAGACGAAAAAGCGGTTGTGGAGTGGTGGGTGAAGCGGCAGACGTCGGCATCGAATGCCTGGCTCGGCGAGCGGCTCGCGATGGGCCACCCGGGAAGCGTCAGCCGTGAGGTTGGCAGGATCGCCAAAGAGCCGAACCTTGCGAGACAAGCGAAGGCATTGGAGCGAATGTTAAAGTGCGAGGCCTGA
- a CDS encoding toll/interleukin-1 receptor domain-containing protein has translation MAQYDWTKDASLAAITQQGNHQRIPAGEFVAYTRGHDLMLVGAVDADQAKELVAVVVHLPQLGIHLEVRISSEAVLASGTAGVVLLLFFLLVANRQPRSPLPQIKVHESRQVEHREPCSLSPINLSPTYSFFLSHSSNDKATVGLVERAIRALGHHCWYDAETLPPGSFLAPNITNGIQCSDCFLLFCSKSSLTSDWVLRELCIALYREHELQKEFGPQFSLIVPIDLDGYVFSDEFNCWARAELHQRLISDFTEISDPLVLAAALRKLLESIQNHACDSATHL, from the coding sequence TTGGCCCAGTACGACTGGACCAAAGACGCATCGCTCGCAGCTATCACCCAACAGGGAAACCACCAACGAATCCCGGCAGGGGAATTCGTTGCCTACACACGCGGTCATGACTTGATGCTGGTCGGCGCCGTCGATGCCGATCAGGCGAAAGAGCTAGTCGCAGTCGTAGTCCACTTGCCACAACTGGGCATTCATCTTGAGGTTCGCATCAGTTCCGAGGCGGTCTTGGCCTCAGGCACCGCTGGCGTGGTCTTGCTCTTGTTCTTCCTCCTTGTTGCAAACCGCCAACCTCGTTCCCCTTTGCCACAAATTAAGGTTCACGAGTCCCGTCAAGTCGAGCATCGCGAACCATGCTCGCTGTCGCCCATCAACCTTTCACCAACTTACTCGTTTTTCCTGAGTCACAGTTCGAACGACAAAGCCACAGTGGGCCTTGTCGAAAGAGCCATCCGAGCGCTGGGTCACCATTGCTGGTACGACGCTGAAACTCTTCCACCGGGGTCCTTTCTCGCTCCAAACATCACCAATGGGATCCAATGCTCGGACTGCTTTTTGCTTTTCTGTTCAAAAAGCTCCTTAACTAGCGATTGGGTTTTGCGAGAACTTTGCATTGCCCTATATCGGGAGCACGAACTTCAAAAGGAGTTTGGACCACAGTTCTCCCTGATTGTCCCAATCGACCTCGACGGCTACGTTTTCAGCGATGAGTTCAACTGCTGGGCGAGAGCCGAATTACACCAGCGGTTGATTTCAGACTTTACTGAGATTTCTGACCCGCTGGTCCTCGCTGCCGCACTCAGAAAACTGCTGGAGTCGATCCAGAATCACGCGTGTGACTCTGCTACCCACCTCTAG